One window of the Anopheles cruzii chromosome 2, idAnoCruzAS_RS32_06, whole genome shotgun sequence genome contains the following:
- the LOC128267756 gene encoding putative phospholipase B-like lamina ancestor: protein MLKVVGASWHKTRIGTYILVGALLLAVGALFLADMERPNYSGTYCATAYWARNSGYRLEFWGQRNELDLVPRGVVRACFRDSVLTNGWSQLELESQSSYTDTVQAYAAGMMEGALTWHNIYLHWSNTIDAVCSKDEESQEFCEWLRGLITTNVDTVKKMADMKGKHDHYWYQVALFYDQLDGLEIGFRNGVKRSRLDYDIPTQDFLLMNAAVDIRDLKIYYTSFLMADTGFEPEPAKGMMLLKLLQPPSGGAPRVLLGHTSDGSYSSMLRMVKKYTLRYHFSSFATALNDDERQIVPGTNIVFSGYPGVLASLDDFYVINGRGQHRMVAAGVKMDNNHLALWRKIDLVRSVSLAPRVMAANRLGHSGRTWARYFARNPSTGVKQWLVIDMARFNGGNGTASDPETGSGTVTVDRSDENNEIPSTIDEETQQEHIVTRLMEDYVDDDFEELRQAREAPTKVIVSAQQPALEAPEPAFGSGMFWVVDQLPGRLHAEDVTEKLVADGYWLTNGVPYFAELLDMGHVKVNVSASLLASIPGGSMEKILNNITDLEALAKFIRQSAYRGDLDRERPAAFGNIDMKLYSEAGDGTNQFRAYSGPLFDRAASWSTGSTTGQAAKRSAIDRPRTGGGADGGGESATTPAAHPFDWSSILPFEVRHQGHPDVWDFEHLTPEWAWI, encoded by the exons ATGCTGAAGGTTGTAGGAGCATCGTGGCATAAGACCCGGATAGGGACCTACATCCTGGTCGGTGCGCTCTTGCTAGCCGTCGGAGCCCTGTTCCTTGCCGATATGGAGCG GCCCAACTACAGTGGAACGTACTGTGCCACGGCGTACTGGGCACGGAACTCTGGCTACCGGCTAGAGTTTTGGGGCCAACGAAACGAGCTGGACCTAGTGCCACGGGGCGTCGTACGGGCGTGTTTCCGCGATAGTGTGCTAACGAACGGATGGTCGCAGCTTGAACTGGAATCTCAATCTTCGTACACCGACACCGTGCAGGCGTACGCGGCCGGCATGATGGAGGGTGCCCTGACCTGGCATAACATTTATTTGCACTGGTCAAA CACCATCGATGCCGTTTGCTCGAAGGATGAAGAATCGCAAGAGTTCTGCGAGTGGTTGCGGGGACTGATTACGACCAACGTCGACACGGTCAAGAAGATGGCGGACATGAAGGGAAAGCACGATCACTACTGGTACCAGGTGGCCCTGTTCTACGATCAACTCGACGGTCTCGAGATCGGCTTCCGGAATGGTGTGAAGCGATCGCGGCTGGACTACGATATTCCGACGCAAGATTTTCTGCTCATGAACGCCGCCGTTGATATACGCGATCTCAAGATCTACTACACGAGCTTTCTCATGGCGGACACCGGGTTCGAGCCGGAGCCGGCTAAGGGTatgatgctgctgaagctgctgcaaCCACCGTCGGGCGGTGCGCCCCGTGTCCTGCTGGGACACACGAGCGACGGTAGCTACTCGTCGATGTTGCGCATGGTGAAGAAGTACACGCTGCGGTATCACTTCTCATCCTTCGCTACCGCgctcaacgacgacgagcgacaGATCGTTCCGGGCACGAACATTGTGTTCAGCGGCTATCCGGGTGTGCTGGCGTCGCTGGATGATTTCTACGTCATCAACGGTCGCGGCCAGCATCGAATGGTGGCGGCCGGTGTCAAAATGGATAACAATCATTTGGCCCTGTGGCGAAAGATCGATCTAGTACGATCGGTTTCCCTTGCGCCACGCGTAATGGCAGCCAACCGTCTGGGGCACAGTGGCCGCACCTGGGCTCGATACTTTGCCCGCAACCCATCGACCGGCGTTAAACAGTGGTTGGTGATCGATATGGCACGCTTCAATGGGGGCAATGGGACAGCAAGTGATCCGGAgaccggatccggaaccgtgaccgtcgatcggtcggaCGAGAACAACGAGATTCCAAGCACCATCGATGAAGAGACTCAGCAGGAGCATATCGTGACGCGGCTAATGGAAGATTACGTAGACGACGATTTTGAGGAGCTCCGCCAGGCACGGGAAGCACCAACCAAGGTGATCGTTTCGGCGCAACAACCGGCACTGGAGGCTCCGGAGCCTGCCTTTGGCTCGGGAATGTTCTGGGTGGTCGACCAGCTGCCTGGGCGGCTACACGCCGAAGACGTCACGGAGAAGCTGGTGGCCGATGGCTACTGGCTGACGAATGGAGTACCGTACTTTGCGGAGCTGCTAGATATGGGCCACGTGAAGGTAAATGTCAGTGCCAGTCTGCTCGCGTCCATTCCGGGTGGCTCGATGGAGAAGATTCTGAACAACATCACCGACCTGGAGGCGCTCGCAAAGTTCATCCGGCAGTCGGCGTACCGGGGTGATCTGGACCGGGAGCGACCGGCAGCGTTTGGAAACATCGACATGAAGCTGTACTCGGAGGCCGGTGACGGAACGAACCAGTTCCGTGCCTACTCGGGACCATTGTTTGATCGCGCGGCCAGCTGGAGTACGGGCAGCACGACGGGACAAGCGGCCAAACGAAGTGCAATCGATCGGCCGCggactggtggtggtgccgatggtggtggagAGAGCGCAACCACGCCGGCGGCGCATCCGTTCGATTGGAGCAGCATTCTACCGTTCGAGGTACGCCACCAGGGACATCCGGACGTTTGGGATTTCGAGCATCTGACACCGGAATGGGCGTGGATCTGA